Proteins encoded together in one Bradyrhizobium sp. CB82 window:
- a CDS encoding DUF5695 domain-containing protein: protein MTKTKGMSKVWTYTRRTMLLGSSFLGSALFGGVTVPTPNRPQRKVAMVLKAADAPFVVGCTQDGITSLRYRNDTYDTDYILPGAVLGTAHARVRRAGSEWHTLRTGVDATKPMHSAALELAARDAGVLLTTRLAVEEAGLTWEIMLRNDGMASVEVGDLYLPMPMNTEFPAGQPVSMAVLKHSFVSGHGSHIFWIRGNSTGPFLMLLPEADTSLEYWDVHKDSAEASGTWCAYILGGAAAGEAVAGGARWRQPTHSLSLSPAEERRYRLRFQWVADYEAARRAIADAGLVDVEVIPGMTVPNDLHVDIALASSIPVERIEAEFTGDTVVQRLPDRAGRRLWRVRFSRLGENRLTLHQAGARQTFLEFFATEPVETMMKKRATFILKRQHRDPSKWYDGLFGEWNMETQVLLGPDNYDRIKGWRIYEVTCDDPGLSKPAYLATKNAEHPDAAEVAALDRYIDRFVWGGLQRTTQEAYAYGLYGIPDWKQNRESSDPGPKGRLHIWRPYDYPHIFAMYLAMHRIARDHPAIPTRQSARDYLVRAYGTALAMFTLPMRVVNWSAYRTGFYNECVIPELVSALKTAGLMREAATLEAHWARKVRAFVDPKADLFGSEYPFDSTGFESTQALARSALDDPVAMGVSKAAARAFAERQIAANLFCRGWLEPAYYYLGSDYRGTAGDAYTLTYMAQMGGWALLDHALNDADDPHPLLRLGYASQLSAWALLNSGPASAGHGYWYPGEENDGAAGGGFEPAPSGTTWLGQPHHRGTWYYSCEIDLGFCGAVRAAATIVADDPIFGRVCHGGIMETFAHTLRIWPRDGVRRRLHVRLQSLRLDLMLLDARFRADGPIILNLGEGWISLTPEPFAPSASEVTFELRYDDGKKRKEVVDITDSQIVVRLPAARLPPVQVR, encoded by the coding sequence ATGACGAAGACCAAAGGCATGTCTAAAGTCTGGACGTATACGCGTCGTACGATGCTGTTGGGCAGTAGCTTCCTGGGTAGCGCATTGTTCGGGGGCGTTACGGTGCCTACACCCAATCGGCCGCAACGCAAGGTTGCCATGGTGTTGAAGGCGGCCGACGCTCCCTTCGTCGTTGGGTGCACACAAGACGGCATTACCTCGTTGCGTTATCGTAACGATACGTATGACACGGATTATATCCTGCCTGGAGCCGTGCTGGGGACGGCTCACGCTAGAGTTCGGCGTGCCGGATCCGAGTGGCATACGCTTCGAACCGGCGTTGATGCAACGAAGCCGATGCATAGCGCGGCCCTTGAACTAGCAGCCCGCGATGCCGGCGTACTTCTCACGACCCGCCTCGCAGTCGAGGAGGCTGGATTGACGTGGGAGATCATGCTGCGGAACGACGGCATGGCGAGCGTGGAGGTTGGCGACCTCTATTTGCCCATGCCGATGAACACCGAATTTCCGGCAGGGCAACCGGTGTCGATGGCTGTTTTAAAGCACAGCTTCGTCTCGGGGCATGGATCGCACATCTTCTGGATTCGCGGCAACAGCACCGGTCCCTTCCTCATGCTCTTACCGGAAGCGGACACGTCACTGGAATATTGGGATGTCCACAAGGATTCGGCCGAAGCCAGTGGGACGTGGTGCGCCTACATCTTGGGTGGGGCGGCGGCGGGCGAGGCAGTGGCGGGCGGGGCTCGCTGGCGACAGCCGACCCATTCCCTGTCCCTGTCGCCGGCCGAGGAACGGCGTTACCGTCTTCGCTTCCAGTGGGTTGCCGATTATGAGGCGGCGCGCAGGGCTATCGCGGACGCGGGTCTGGTGGACGTGGAAGTAATTCCGGGCATGACGGTTCCCAACGACCTGCATGTCGACATCGCGCTCGCGTCCTCCATTCCGGTGGAGCGAATCGAAGCGGAATTTACCGGCGACACGGTGGTGCAACGGTTGCCGGATCGGGCTGGCAGGCGACTGTGGCGGGTCCGGTTTTCGCGATTGGGCGAGAACCGGCTGACCCTGCACCAGGCGGGTGCGCGCCAGACCTTTCTTGAATTCTTCGCTACCGAGCCCGTCGAGACGATGATGAAGAAGCGCGCAACCTTCATCTTGAAGCGGCAGCATCGTGACCCGTCCAAATGGTACGACGGTTTGTTTGGCGAGTGGAACATGGAGACGCAGGTCCTGCTTGGCCCGGACAATTACGACCGGATCAAGGGCTGGCGCATCTACGAGGTGACGTGCGACGATCCCGGGCTGAGCAAGCCCGCTTACCTCGCGACCAAGAATGCCGAGCATCCTGATGCGGCGGAAGTGGCGGCGCTGGACCGGTATATCGATAGGTTCGTCTGGGGCGGGCTGCAACGTACCACACAGGAGGCATACGCCTACGGCCTCTACGGCATACCCGATTGGAAGCAGAACCGGGAAAGCAGCGATCCCGGCCCAAAGGGCCGCCTGCATATCTGGCGGCCTTATGACTATCCGCATATCTTCGCGATGTATTTGGCCATGCACCGCATCGCGCGTGACCATCCCGCGATACCCACCCGCCAGAGCGCACGAGATTATTTGGTCCGCGCCTACGGTACGGCGCTGGCCATGTTCACGCTGCCGATGCGCGTGGTGAATTGGTCCGCCTACCGCACCGGCTTCTACAACGAATGTGTGATCCCCGAACTGGTTTCGGCGCTCAAGACGGCGGGCTTGATGCGCGAGGCGGCGACGTTGGAGGCGCACTGGGCGCGTAAGGTGCGCGCCTTCGTCGATCCGAAGGCGGACCTGTTCGGGTCGGAATATCCGTTCGATTCCACAGGCTTCGAATCAACGCAGGCACTGGCGCGCTCGGCCCTTGACGACCCTGTCGCCATGGGGGTTTCGAAGGCCGCAGCCCGTGCCTTCGCGGAGCGTCAGATCGCTGCAAACCTGTTCTGCCGTGGCTGGCTGGAACCTGCTTATTACTACTTGGGCAGCGATTATCGCGGGACTGCGGGCGACGCCTATACGCTGACCTACATGGCGCAGATGGGCGGCTGGGCGCTGCTTGATCATGCCCTGAACGATGCAGACGACCCGCATCCACTCCTTCGTCTCGGCTATGCGTCACAACTCAGCGCGTGGGCTTTGCTGAACAGCGGCCCTGCGTCGGCCGGTCATGGCTATTGGTATCCGGGCGAGGAGAATGACGGCGCGGCCGGTGGCGGCTTCGAGCCGGCGCCGAGCGGGACCACATGGCTCGGTCAGCCGCATCACCGCGGGACGTGGTATTACTCGTGCGAAATCGACCTGGGATTTTGTGGGGCGGTCCGCGCTGCTGCGACGATCGTTGCCGACGATCCCATCTTTGGGCGGGTTTGTCACGGTGGCATCATGGAGACGTTCGCTCACACCCTGCGTATCTGGCCACGTGATGGCGTGCGGCGACGGCTCCACGTGCGGCTACAGTCTCTCCGATTGGACTTGATGCTGCTTGACGCCCGATTCCGGGCGGATGGACCGATCATTCTGAATTTGGGGGAGGGGTGGATCAGCCTTACGCCTGAGCCCTTTGCCCCATCTGCATCGGAAGTGACGTTCGAATTGCGGTACGATGACGGCAAGAAGCGCAAAGAAGTCGTCGACATCACGGACAGCCAGATCGTCGTCCGCTTGCCTGCGGCGCGCTTACCGCCTGTTCAGGTTCGCTAA
- a CDS encoding prolyl oligopeptidase family serine peptidase, translated as MTCLFSAALPHTVAAATEADDPFLWLEEIEGPGALAWARAENDKTLGALQSDPRYQRFYEEALNILQANDRIPYVSLGRGGLNNFWQDEKQVRGVWRRTTLESYRTQSPQWETVLDIDALADAEKKNWVFRGGSCLPPEERLCLVELSEGGKDAVFVREFDRDAKAFVTNGFDLPEGKQDVSWVDVETILIARDWGEGTMSPSGYPFVVKELKRGQSLGEAREGFRGEPTDVQAAPFVLRDSEGTIHATGAVRSISAFEHEYVLFGPRLPIKLNLPKKASIGGIVSGRLLVMLKEDWTPPYGDTGFAAGSFISYDLAEWKRDPLRASPTLVFKPGPRQALSGFGVTRNLLILTILDDVQSKAFVYKYDQDTWRATPVPLPENASVGLTAASNESDEMMFSVSSFLMPTSLWYFDAATERLETLKATPPRFNASKHVVEQFEATSRDGTRIPYFLIRPKSAKFDGSTPTLLYGYGGFQVPLLPSYASLMGRLWLEQGNAYVVANLRGGGEFGPQWHQTAQGATKQRTWDDFIAVAEDLIRRKITSPRRLGVSGGSQGGLLVGTAITQRPDLFNAAVVEVPLFDMLRFTKLGAGASWIGEYGDPAIPEQREWLEAYSPYHKLVSGKTYPAPFILTSTKDDRVHPAHGRKAAARLAELGQPYFYYENIDGGHGAAANLIEHARKAALEYTYASRRLVDE; from the coding sequence ATGACCTGTTTGTTCTCCGCGGCACTGCCCCACACGGTGGCGGCTGCTACGGAAGCGGACGATCCTTTCCTTTGGCTAGAGGAGATCGAAGGGCCGGGCGCATTGGCTTGGGCTCGCGCCGAGAACGACAAGACACTTGGTGCGCTTCAATCGGATCCCCGCTATCAGCGCTTCTACGAGGAGGCGCTCAACATCCTTCAGGCCAATGACCGGATTCCGTACGTTTCATTGGGCCGGGGCGGTCTCAACAATTTCTGGCAAGACGAGAAACAGGTGCGCGGAGTTTGGCGGCGTACCACGCTTGAAAGCTATCGCACCCAGAGCCCGCAATGGGAGACCGTGCTCGACATTGATGCTCTGGCGGACGCGGAGAAGAAAAATTGGGTCTTTCGAGGCGGAAGCTGCCTACCGCCCGAAGAGCGTCTGTGTCTAGTCGAACTTTCCGAGGGCGGCAAAGATGCCGTATTCGTGCGCGAATTCGACCGCGACGCCAAGGCCTTCGTCACGAATGGCTTCGATCTTCCGGAGGGAAAGCAGGACGTCAGCTGGGTAGATGTCGAGACGATCCTGATTGCACGAGATTGGGGCGAAGGGACCATGTCGCCCTCCGGTTACCCTTTCGTCGTGAAGGAGCTCAAGCGCGGTCAGTCACTCGGTGAAGCGCGCGAGGGTTTTCGCGGCGAGCCGACCGATGTTCAAGCCGCACCATTCGTGCTGCGCGACAGTGAAGGAACAATCCACGCGACCGGCGCCGTGCGCAGCATCAGCGCGTTCGAGCATGAGTATGTGCTCTTTGGGCCCAGGCTGCCGATTAAGCTCAATCTGCCGAAAAAGGCGAGCATCGGCGGCATTGTCAGTGGCCGCCTGCTCGTGATGCTAAAAGAAGACTGGACGCCGCCTTACGGCGACACCGGCTTCGCGGCTGGCTCGTTCATCTCGTACGACTTGGCCGAATGGAAGCGGGATCCGCTGCGTGCCAGCCCCACGCTCGTCTTCAAACCCGGGCCTCGGCAGGCGCTCAGCGGATTCGGCGTTACCAGGAACTTATTGATCCTGACGATCCTCGACGATGTTCAGAGCAAGGCATTCGTCTACAAGTATGATCAGGACACCTGGCGAGCCACTCCGGTCCCGCTCCCGGAGAACGCGAGTGTCGGTCTGACTGCCGCATCGAATGAATCGGATGAGATGATGTTCAGCGTTTCCAGCTTTCTGATGCCGACGTCGCTCTGGTACTTCGACGCCGCGACCGAACGTCTCGAGACACTGAAGGCGACACCTCCGAGGTTTAACGCATCGAAACATGTCGTGGAGCAGTTCGAGGCAACTTCGCGCGACGGCACCCGCATTCCTTACTTTCTGATACGGCCCAAGAGCGCCAAGTTTGACGGATCTACCCCAACCCTTCTCTATGGCTATGGCGGATTTCAGGTTCCGCTTTTGCCTTCTTATGCGAGCCTTATGGGACGACTCTGGCTCGAGCAGGGCAATGCATATGTCGTCGCGAACCTGCGCGGCGGTGGCGAGTTCGGTCCGCAATGGCACCAGACCGCCCAAGGGGCAACGAAGCAGCGCACATGGGATGATTTTATCGCCGTCGCAGAGGACCTGATCCGGAGGAAGATCACTTCTCCCCGCCGGTTGGGCGTATCTGGCGGCAGCCAAGGAGGCCTGCTGGTGGGGACCGCAATCACCCAACGACCCGACCTCTTCAATGCCGCCGTAGTGGAGGTGCCGCTGTTCGACATGCTTCGGTTCACCAAACTGGGCGCGGGGGCCTCCTGGATCGGTGAGTATGGCGACCCCGCCATCCCTGAACAGCGCGAGTGGCTCGAGGCCTACTCGCCTTATCATAAGTTGGTGTCGGGCAAGACCTATCCCGCGCCCTTCATTCTCACCTCCACCAAGGACGACCGTGTGCATCCAGCGCATGGCCGTAAGGCAGCCGCGAGGCTCGCCGAGCTAGGTCAGCCCTATTTTTACTATGAGAATATTGACGGGGGACATGGCGCCGCCGCCAATCTCATCGAACATGCACGAAAGGCGGCCCTGGAATATACCTATGCATCCCGGCGACTTGTCGATGAGTAA
- a CDS encoding asparagine synthase-related protein, protein MLKAYLRIRDLALFNPVANGSSVSIGDSYIRPFNHQSLESSLIKTSEQWFFVIRERLRSEDHLGVTFAVATNVSDDYFRRCYQENLNWPLDFIIIEAARSGGRLRVRAGLLGSLPIYFCVEERTRSVALSWDSVDLMRESRAIDAELIAHHLTMKTYYSARQACLGVNLLTAGASLYVDTSDTLFEYGSRPSPSYACAGLTTIEALRQFNQLLSEVVVSRPIKLGESAAELSGGMDSASVAMAVREGAGSLTCGGILLDAESSPKQSDRRNSILAALNCRDHAIEMNDHMPAIDLNLDSKHHLPLVSEYYLEAFEALWGRFRNEGCKIIWSGIGGDELFFRYSGEEDEADSPSSRCFEVAVGLAEGLLTRRGLDAARSTFLFSAPLGVTAATTLLGKLCHARPLAKRGLWPITPLGDPRLINFSATLPLEFRADKHMLRLYLRNRTDAEVFPRDYTKESFELVLPRAIAARADTLAFQLNTCALADLGLVSRESVMTLLNEVVTKGTFVATSALARFIWAERFARQLG, encoded by the coding sequence ATGCTCAAGGCCTACCTGAGGATACGCGATCTCGCACTGTTCAATCCCGTGGCTAATGGCTCTTCAGTATCAATTGGCGACAGCTATATCCGCCCCTTTAATCATCAGAGTCTTGAAAGCTCCCTCATCAAGACGTCTGAACAATGGTTCTTCGTCATCCGGGAGCGCCTGCGATCGGAAGACCATTTGGGCGTCACATTTGCTGTCGCAACCAACGTGTCTGACGATTACTTTCGTCGGTGCTATCAGGAGAATCTGAACTGGCCTCTCGACTTTATTATAATTGAGGCGGCGCGCAGCGGCGGCCGACTGCGTGTAAGAGCTGGCCTGTTGGGCAGCCTGCCGATCTACTTCTGCGTTGAGGAGCGCACTCGCTCGGTTGCGCTCTCCTGGGATTCTGTTGATCTAATGCGTGAGTCGCGTGCAATTGACGCAGAACTGATCGCGCATCATCTGACGATGAAAACGTACTACTCTGCAAGACAAGCCTGCCTCGGCGTTAACCTCCTAACAGCGGGCGCGAGCCTATACGTTGATACGTCGGACACACTGTTTGAGTACGGCTCGAGACCGTCACCATCTTATGCATGCGCTGGATTGACGACAATCGAAGCGCTTCGTCAGTTTAATCAATTACTCAGCGAGGTTGTTGTTTCGCGGCCAATCAAACTTGGTGAAAGTGCCGCGGAATTGAGTGGAGGAATGGACTCTGCTTCCGTCGCGATGGCTGTCCGCGAGGGCGCCGGATCGTTAACGTGTGGGGGAATTCTACTCGATGCGGAGAGTAGTCCCAAGCAATCTGATAGACGCAACAGTATTTTGGCCGCACTGAACTGCCGAGATCACGCAATCGAAATGAACGACCACATGCCCGCGATTGATCTGAATCTCGACTCAAAACACCATTTGCCACTTGTTTCGGAATATTATCTCGAGGCGTTCGAGGCGCTTTGGGGCAGATTTCGCAATGAGGGCTGCAAGATAATTTGGTCCGGTATAGGAGGAGATGAGCTTTTCTTCCGCTACTCGGGCGAGGAAGATGAAGCAGATTCCCCGTCGTCACGTTGCTTCGAAGTTGCGGTTGGACTTGCGGAAGGCCTGCTAACGAGACGCGGCCTTGATGCTGCTCGTTCGACTTTCCTATTTAGCGCGCCGCTTGGCGTGACGGCAGCAACGACTCTTCTGGGTAAGCTTTGTCATGCTCGTCCTCTCGCAAAGCGAGGACTGTGGCCCATTACTCCGCTGGGTGATCCGCGATTGATCAACTTTTCAGCGACCCTTCCACTCGAATTTCGAGCAGACAAGCACATGCTTCGTCTTTACTTACGTAACCGTACCGACGCAGAGGTGTTTCCGCGAGACTATACTAAGGAGAGCTTCGAGCTCGTATTGCCGAGGGCGATTGCCGCGCGGGCGGACACACTTGCATTCCAGCTAAATACTTGTGCATTAGCGGATTTGGGGTTGGTTTCGCGGGAATCGGTCATGACGCTTCTGAATGAAGTGGTAACGAAGGGCACATTTGTTGCGACGAGTGCCTTGGCTCGCTTTATATGGGCGGAGCGTTTTGCCCGGCAACTTGGTTGA
- a CDS encoding peptidase S10, with amino-acid sequence MRLTALRPTSLALILFACGVMGSAQADDPPARAEATTPAGQKGGSGERAGQAQSTPSAAEQHRLPPDSSTGQKLELPGRTLSFVATAGSIRLFDDKGEPQADIVYTSYQLDGTNRSTRPVTFFFNGGPGSSSAWLQLGNAGPWRLPINADEVTPSTFPEATPNAETWLDFTDLVFIDPVGTGYSRFVATNDDARKRLYSVDGDVNALGLVVRRWLEKHDRLLSPKYIAGESYGGIRGPKLVHELQIRQGIGVKGLIMVSPLFDYSQYARTSLLQHVARLPSYVATQREAKSSVKGSVKRSDLTDVEAYARGEFLADLIKGQTDKEATTRLADKTAALTGIDQAVSRRLAGRFDLAVFRREFDRKNGRLIGNYDASVRGIDPYPDSDFPPSGDPSSDTLFAPLTSATVDLLTRKLNWRPDGSYELLNRTIGQAWDFGRSPPESLSELRHILATDPKMKLLVGHGLFDLVTPYFGSQMVLDQLPPFASAPRVKLVVFPGGHMFYSRDASRQAFRAEVEAMMK; translated from the coding sequence ATGCGGTTGACCGCGCTGCGCCCCACCTCTTTAGCGCTGATCCTTTTTGCCTGCGGGGTGATGGGGAGCGCGCAGGCCGACGATCCGCCGGCGCGTGCCGAGGCCACGACGCCGGCCGGCCAGAAGGGCGGCTCCGGCGAACGCGCCGGTCAAGCGCAGAGTACGCCGTCGGCGGCCGAACAGCATCGCCTGCCGCCGGACTCTAGCACTGGGCAAAAGCTTGAGCTCCCTGGACGGACGCTCTCTTTCGTCGCGACCGCCGGCTCCATCCGCCTGTTTGACGACAAGGGCGAGCCGCAGGCCGACATCGTCTATACCTCGTATCAGCTTGACGGCACCAATCGCAGCACGCGCCCGGTAACATTCTTTTTCAACGGCGGACCTGGCTCATCATCGGCCTGGTTACAGCTTGGCAATGCTGGACCCTGGCGGCTGCCGATCAATGCTGACGAGGTGACGCCATCTACTTTTCCGGAGGCGACGCCAAACGCAGAGACTTGGCTCGATTTCACGGATCTTGTATTTATCGACCCCGTAGGCACCGGCTATAGCCGTTTCGTTGCGACCAACGATGATGCGCGCAAGCGGCTCTATTCCGTTGACGGCGACGTCAACGCGCTCGGGCTGGTAGTCCGCCGCTGGCTTGAAAAACATGACCGGCTGTTGTCGCCGAAATATATCGCTGGTGAAAGCTATGGCGGCATTCGTGGGCCAAAGCTTGTCCACGAGTTGCAGATTCGACAGGGCATAGGCGTCAAGGGCCTAATCATGGTCTCGCCGTTGTTCGACTACAGCCAGTACGCTCGCACGAGCCTTCTGCAACACGTTGCAAGGCTGCCAAGCTATGTCGCGACGCAGCGTGAAGCCAAGAGTTCGGTCAAGGGTTCGGTAAAGCGATCCGATCTCACTGACGTGGAAGCTTATGCACGCGGCGAGTTTCTGGCCGATCTCATCAAAGGCCAAACGGACAAGGAAGCGACCACGCGTCTGGCCGATAAGACCGCGGCGCTGACCGGCATCGACCAGGCGGTGAGTCGCAGGCTCGCGGGCAGATTCGACCTCGCCGTGTTTCGCCGTGAATTTGATCGTAAGAATGGCAGGCTAATCGGAAACTATGACGCCTCGGTGCGTGGCATTGATCCCTATCCGGACTCCGATTTCCCACCTTCTGGCGATCCCTCGAGCGATACGCTGTTTGCGCCTCTAACCAGCGCCACTGTCGATCTCCTTACGCGCAAGCTAAACTGGCGGCCGGACGGCTCCTATGAGCTCCTCAACCGCACAATCGGGCAGGCTTGGGATTTCGGCCGTAGTCCTCCAGAATCGCTATCTGAGCTACGCCACATCCTTGCAACGGACCCAAAGATGAAATTGCTGGTCGGGCACGGCCTCTTTGACCTCGTCACGCCCTATTTCGGATCACAGATGGTGCTCGACCAATTGCCACCATTTGCCTCGGCACCGCGCGTCAAACTTGTAGTCTTTCCGGGCGGCCACATGTTCTATTCACGAGACGCCTCGCGCCAAGCGTTTCGTGCAGAGGTCGAAGCGATGATGAAGTAA
- a CDS encoding IS4 family transposase, whose product MGLTLRDRSAKGCLRSLEGECWIDRESSGCEFRDARLGDRFRKLLTQIGSAMGQSIPLVCQDWANTKAAYRFFSNDRVSEVDILAGHFQSTRDRAAATEGLVLVLHDTTEFSYQREKSEAIGITKSINSGRDKAGRLRSHTVCGILMHSSLAVTIEGVPLGLAAVKFWTRKKFKGTAALKKKINPTRIPIEKKESVRWLENLKQSTQLLDHPGRCIHIGDRESDIYELFCTAQEVGTHFLIRTCVDRLAGDGDHTIADEMDEVAVKGLHRIEVRDSNGDPDQAILEIRYRKIRVLPPIGKQKRYPALTLTVIHAEERGTPKNRKKIDWKLITDLPVGSRTDAIEKLEWYGLRWKIEVFHKILKSGCKAEESKLRTAQRLTNLISLFCILSWRVFWMTMLNRSAPDAPPTLALTATAIGVLDRLVNDKPKARRKTLSHYLIKIARLGGYLARASDPPPGNTVMWRGLSRLADIALGAMVGGEFVGN is encoded by the coding sequence ATGGGGCTGACATTAAGGGATCGATCGGCAAAAGGCTGTTTGCGGTCCTTGGAAGGTGAATGTTGGATTGATCGAGAGAGTAGTGGATGCGAGTTTAGGGACGCGCGGCTCGGCGACAGATTCCGCAAACTGCTCACGCAGATTGGAAGCGCCATGGGACAAAGCATTCCGCTCGTCTGCCAGGATTGGGCGAATACCAAGGCAGCCTACCGCTTCTTCTCTAACGACCGGGTCAGCGAAGTGGACATTCTGGCCGGCCATTTTCAATCAACACGCGATCGTGCCGCCGCCACTGAAGGTCTCGTTCTTGTGCTGCACGATACAACCGAGTTCAGCTATCAACGCGAGAAGTCAGAAGCGATCGGCATCACCAAGAGCATAAACAGTGGACGGGATAAGGCAGGTCGCCTCAGATCGCACACGGTTTGCGGCATCCTGATGCATTCCAGCCTCGCGGTTACAATCGAGGGGGTGCCGCTGGGGTTGGCGGCCGTTAAGTTCTGGACCCGGAAGAAATTCAAGGGGACGGCAGCGCTTAAAAAGAAGATCAATCCGACCCGGATTCCCATCGAGAAAAAGGAAAGCGTCCGGTGGTTGGAGAATCTCAAGCAGTCTACGCAACTCTTGGATCATCCGGGACGATGCATCCATATTGGTGATCGCGAGAGTGACATCTACGAGCTCTTCTGCACAGCACAGGAGGTCGGAACTCATTTCCTGATCAGGACCTGCGTCGACCGCTTGGCTGGAGACGGGGATCACACGATCGCCGACGAAATGGACGAGGTCGCCGTCAAAGGGCTCCATCGCATCGAAGTCAGAGACAGCAACGGCGATCCCGACCAGGCCATTCTTGAGATCAGGTATCGCAAGATTCGCGTCCTGCCGCCGATCGGAAAGCAGAAGCGCTATCCCGCTCTGACCCTGACGGTGATCCATGCCGAAGAGCGCGGGACGCCGAAAAACAGAAAGAAGATCGATTGGAAGCTGATCACCGACCTGCCTGTTGGTTCCCGCACCGACGCCATTGAGAAGCTGGAATGGTATGGTTTGAGATGGAAGATCGAGGTGTTCCACAAGATCCTCAAATCGGGCTGCAAAGCTGAGGAGTCGAAGCTCAGGACCGCCCAGCGTCTGACCAACCTGATCTCGCTCTTTTGCATCCTGAGTTGGCGGGTCTTCTGGATGACGATGCTCAACCGTTCCGCCCCAGACGCGCCACCAACCCTCGCGTTGACTGCGACTGCAATCGGCGTGCTCGATCGCCTCGTCAACGACAAACCAAAAGCAAGACGGAAAACGCTCTCGCACTATCTGATCAAGATTGCCCGGCTCGGCGGTTATCTCGCCCGCGCCAGCGATCCGCCGCCCGGCAATACGGTCATGTGGCGCGGGCTGTCACGCCTCGCCGACATCGCGCTGGGCGCCATGGTCGGAGGAGAATTTGTGGGTAATTGA